A stretch of the Thermus thermophilus genome encodes the following:
- a CDS encoding ATP-dependent Clp protease ATP-binding subunit, whose translation MNRYDDRARLVFHYAREEGSRLGHSMIGPEHLLLGLMREGGTAARILQEYGASLEAMRRMVEELVGRGEGGRTGEPPAITPRARRVMELASAEARNMGSPVIGTEHILLGIIREGDGIAYRILSHFAKDVDAIRWRVLAMAEGREREKPVNTPFLDEYGRDLTKEAREGKLDPVIGRQEEINRVIQILARRTKNNPVLIGDPGVGKTAIVEGLAQAIVEGRVPPILKGARVVAIDLAGVVAGTKYRGEFEERLRQIIEELKNAKVIAFIDELHTLIGAGGAEGTLDAANILKPALARGEIQVIGATTTGEYHRYIEKDAALERRFQPVIVLEPSPEETLEILKGLRPRYEAHHGVIIPDEILELAVKIGIRSLPGRNFPDKAIDLIDEAASRVRLNASLGLPVAEEEDGTPIVTREDVEAVVDSWGGVYVDDKDDEKLMRLEEELRKRVVGQEEAIRALANALRRARVGLGGRTRVAASFLFVGQSGVGKTQLAKALAEVLFGSERALIRFDMSEFQEPHSISKLIGAPPGYVGYEQGGRLTEAVRRQPFSVVLLDEIEKAHPDIYNTFLQVLDEGRLTDGMGRTVDFRRVILIMTSNTGYNVGPAIGFTSKEVDTESPLKALFTPEFLDRLDEVIRFRPLTEEELVRVAEMMLEDIRKELQARDVQVSFAPEVARFLVDQAPKTGSARALRGVLRERIEDPLAITLLRKPTGRIHVSVEGGQVAFHEVEGEELLV comes from the coding sequence ATGAACCGATACGACGACCGCGCCAGGCTGGTCTTTCACTACGCAAGAGAGGAGGGGAGCCGCTTAGGCCACTCCATGATCGGCCCGGAGCACCTCCTCCTGGGCCTGATGCGCGAGGGGGGGACGGCGGCCCGCATCCTCCAGGAGTACGGCGCGAGCCTCGAGGCCATGCGGCGCATGGTGGAGGAGCTGGTGGGCCGGGGGGAGGGCGGGCGCACCGGGGAGCCCCCGGCCATCACCCCGAGGGCGAGGCGGGTCATGGAGCTCGCCAGCGCCGAGGCCCGCAACATGGGCTCCCCCGTCATCGGCACGGAGCACATCCTCCTCGGCATCATCCGGGAGGGGGACGGGATCGCCTACCGCATCCTCAGCCACTTCGCCAAGGACGTGGACGCCATCCGCTGGAGGGTCCTGGCCATGGCCGAGGGGCGCGAGCGGGAAAAGCCCGTGAACACCCCCTTCCTGGACGAGTACGGCCGCGACCTCACCAAGGAGGCCCGGGAGGGGAAGCTGGACCCGGTGATCGGCCGCCAGGAGGAGATCAATCGGGTGATCCAGATCCTCGCCCGGCGCACCAAGAACAACCCCGTGCTCATCGGGGACCCCGGGGTGGGCAAGACGGCCATCGTGGAGGGCCTGGCCCAGGCCATCGTGGAGGGCCGGGTACCCCCCATCCTCAAGGGGGCCCGGGTGGTGGCCATTGACCTCGCCGGGGTGGTGGCGGGGACCAAGTACCGGGGGGAGTTTGAGGAGCGGCTGCGGCAGATCATTGAGGAGCTCAAGAACGCCAAGGTCATCGCCTTCATTGACGAGCTCCACACCCTGATCGGGGCCGGGGGGGCCGAGGGCACCCTGGACGCCGCCAACATCCTCAAGCCCGCCCTGGCCCGCGGGGAGATCCAGGTGATCGGGGCCACCACCACCGGGGAGTACCACCGCTACATAGAGAAAGACGCCGCCCTGGAACGGCGCTTCCAACCGGTGATCGTCCTCGAGCCTTCCCCGGAGGAGACCTTGGAGATCCTCAAGGGCCTCCGCCCCCGGTACGAGGCCCACCACGGGGTGATCATCCCCGACGAGATCCTGGAGCTTGCGGTGAAGATCGGGATCCGCTCCCTTCCCGGGCGCAACTTCCCCGACAAGGCCATTGACCTCATTGACGAGGCGGCCTCGAGGGTGCGCCTGAACGCCTCCCTGGGCCTCCCGGTGGCGGAGGAAGAGGACGGCACCCCCATCGTCACCCGGGAGGACGTGGAGGCGGTGGTGGACTCCTGGGGCGGGGTCTACGTGGACGACAAGGACGACGAGAAGCTCATGCGCCTGGAGGAGGAGCTCAGGAAGCGGGTGGTGGGCCAGGAGGAGGCCATCCGCGCCCTGGCGAACGCCCTCCGCCGGGCCCGGGTGGGGCTTGGGGGAAGGACCCGGGTGGCGGCGAGCTTCCTCTTCGTGGGGCAAAGCGGCGTGGGCAAGACCCAGCTCGCCAAGGCCCTGGCCGAGGTCCTCTTCGGCTCCGAGCGGGCCCTCATCCGCTTTGACATGTCCGAGTTCCAGGAGCCCCACTCCATCTCCAAGCTCATCGGGGCCCCGCCGGGGTACGTGGGCTACGAGCAGGGGGGCCGCCTCACCGAGGCCGTGCGCCGCCAGCCCTTCAGCGTGGTCCTCCTGGACGAGATTGAGAAGGCCCACCCCGACATCTACAACACCTTCCTCCAGGTGCTGGACGAGGGCCGCCTCACGGACGGCATGGGGCGGACCGTGGACTTCCGCCGGGTCATCCTCATCATGACCTCCAACACCGGCTACAACGTGGGCCCCGCCATCGGCTTCACCTCCAAGGAGGTGGACACGGAGTCCCCCCTGAAGGCCCTCTTCACCCCCGAGTTTCTGGACCGGCTGGACGAGGTCATCCGCTTCCGGCCCCTCACGGAGGAGGAGCTGGTGCGGGTGGCCGAGATGATGCTGGAGGACATCCGCAAGGAGCTCCAGGCCCGGGACGTCCAGGTGAGCTTCGCCCCCGAGGTGGCCCGCTTCCTGGTGGACCAGGCCCCCAAGACGGGGAGCGCCCGCGCCCTGCGGGGCGTGCTGCGGGAGCGCATAGAGGACCCCTTGGCCATTACCCTCCTGCGGAAGCCCACGGGCCGGATCCACGTGAGCGTGGAGGGAGGCCAGGTGGCCTTCCACGAGGTGGAGGGGGAGGAGCTCCTCGTCTAG
- the radA gene encoding DNA repair protein RadA, producing MAKAAYACVECGYRTPKPLGRCPSCGSWESFREAAPAPASRRARPSPLPLLALSQVDEAEERRFSSGLSEVDRVLGGGFVTGEVVLLGGEPGVGKSTLLLEMAKRMPQRVYYVAGEESPAQIKLRAQRLGVKDLLLVRETRLEPLLTLLEEDPPEVLFVDSVQTLEAGGSPGSLVAVREATSALVRFAKERDVAVVLVGHVTKEGVVAGPKSVEHAVDATLYLETAGPYRVLRSAKNRFGPVGEIGVFRMEETGLLEVENPSEAFLKERPLGVPGSAVALALAGERALALEVQALAAKTPFPAPRRVVQGLDGRRVDVVLAVLERRLGLPLANLDVYVNLAGGLKVQDPGLDLAVALAVYSAVVGRPLPADLALVGEVGLAGEVRRVAGLERRLREGERAGFGRFLHPGNLKRLQEAVEAYLA from the coding sequence ATGGCCAAGGCCGCCTACGCCTGCGTGGAGTGCGGTTACCGCACCCCCAAGCCCTTGGGGCGGTGCCCCTCCTGCGGTTCCTGGGAGAGCTTCCGGGAAGCGGCCCCCGCCCCGGCCTCGAGGAGGGCCAGGCCCTCCCCCCTCCCCCTCCTCGCCCTCTCCCAGGTGGACGAGGCCGAGGAGCGCCGCTTCTCCTCGGGGCTTTCCGAGGTGGACCGGGTTCTGGGCGGGGGGTTCGTGACGGGGGAGGTGGTCCTCCTGGGAGGGGAGCCGGGGGTGGGCAAGAGCACCCTCCTCCTGGAGATGGCCAAGCGGATGCCCCAAAGGGTCTACTACGTGGCCGGGGAGGAGTCCCCCGCCCAGATCAAGCTCCGTGCGCAGCGCCTCGGGGTGAAGGACCTCCTCCTCGTGCGGGAGACCCGCCTCGAGCCCCTCCTCACCCTCCTGGAGGAGGACCCCCCGGAGGTCCTCTTCGTGGATTCCGTGCAGACCCTCGAGGCCGGGGGGAGCCCGGGGAGCCTGGTGGCCGTCCGGGAGGCGACCTCGGCCCTGGTGCGCTTCGCCAAGGAGCGGGACGTGGCCGTGGTCCTCGTGGGCCACGTGACCAAGGAGGGGGTGGTGGCCGGCCCCAAGAGCGTGGAGCACGCCGTGGACGCCACCCTCTACCTGGAGACCGCAGGACCCTACCGGGTCCTGCGGAGCGCCAAGAACCGCTTCGGCCCCGTGGGGGAGATCGGGGTCTTCCGCATGGAGGAGACGGGGCTTCTGGAGGTGGAAAACCCCTCCGAGGCCTTCCTCAAGGAGCGCCCCCTGGGGGTGCCGGGAAGCGCCGTGGCCCTGGCCCTGGCCGGGGAAAGGGCCTTGGCCCTGGAGGTCCAGGCCCTGGCGGCCAAAACCCCCTTCCCCGCCCCCCGCAGGGTGGTCCAGGGGCTGGACGGGAGGCGCGTGGACGTGGTCCTCGCGGTCCTGGAGCGGAGGCTTGGCCTACCCCTCGCCAACCTGGACGTCTACGTGAACCTCGCCGGGGGGCTCAAGGTCCAGGACCCGGGGCTGGACCTGGCCGTAGCCCTGGCGGTGTACTCCGCCGTGGTGGGCCGCCCCCTGCCCGCCGACCTCGCCCTGGTGGGGGAGGTGGGCTTGGCCGGGGAGGTGCGGCGGGTGGCGGGGCTGGAGCGGAGGCTTAGGGAGGGGGAGCGGGCGGGGTTTGGCCGCTTCCTCCACCCGGGAAACCTTAAAAGGCTTCAGGAGGCTGTGGAGGCGTACCTGGCATGA
- a CDS encoding PIN/TRAM domain-containing protein: MRTRHLVYLASALFGLGLAGFLEDWGLLPQSPSLLSLNRLYLALAGLLTGLLLGPRLEGALEARLRRLRSLPPEVVVAATLGSTVGLLLAVLLTTLLAQVPGFSPVHSLLLALGLVALFVYLALGYRAYFRLPEPKPAPQGGKVLDTSVLVDGRVAEVAAVGFLEGPLWVPHFVLKELQHFADSQDPLRRAKGRRGLETLERLREAAPLEVLETTPKGESVDEKLLFLARDLEAALVTNDHALLQMARIYGVKALSIQALAQALRPQLQVGDTLKLLILKEGKEPHQGVGYLEDGSMVVVDGGSRYRGQEIEVVVTQAIQTQVGRLFFARPAQGAQ; this comes from the coding sequence ATGAGGACGCGGCACCTCGTCTACCTCGCCTCCGCCCTTTTTGGGCTAGGCCTCGCGGGGTTTCTGGAGGACTGGGGGCTCCTTCCCCAAAGCCCCTCCCTCCTCTCCCTCAACCGGCTCTACCTGGCCCTGGCGGGCCTCCTCACCGGCCTCCTCTTGGGGCCGAGGCTGGAGGGGGCGCTGGAGGCGCGCCTGAGGCGTCTCCGGAGCCTCCCCCCCGAGGTGGTCGTGGCCGCCACCCTGGGCTCCACCGTGGGCCTCCTCCTCGCCGTCCTCCTCACCACCCTCCTCGCCCAGGTGCCGGGCTTCTCCCCCGTCCACAGCCTCCTCCTCGCCCTCGGGCTCGTGGCCCTCTTCGTCTACCTGGCTTTGGGCTACCGGGCCTACTTCCGGCTGCCCGAGCCCAAGCCCGCCCCCCAGGGGGGAAAGGTGCTGGACACCAGCGTCCTGGTGGACGGCCGCGTGGCCGAGGTGGCGGCCGTGGGGTTCCTGGAGGGGCCCCTGTGGGTGCCCCACTTCGTCCTGAAGGAGCTCCAGCACTTCGCCGACAGCCAAGACCCCTTGAGGCGGGCCAAGGGGAGGCGGGGGCTGGAAACCCTGGAGCGCCTCAGGGAGGCCGCCCCCCTCGAGGTCCTGGAGACGACCCCCAAGGGGGAGTCCGTGGACGAGAAGCTCCTCTTCCTGGCCCGAGACCTCGAGGCCGCCTTGGTCACCAACGACCACGCCCTCCTGCAGATGGCCCGGATCTACGGGGTGAAGGCCCTCTCCATCCAGGCCCTGGCCCAGGCCCTAAGGCCCCAGCTCCAGGTGGGGGACACCCTGAAGCTCCTCATCCTCAAGGAGGGGAAGGAGCCCCACCAGGGGGTGGGCTACCTGGAGGACGGCTCCATGGTGGTGGTGGACGGGGGGAGCCGCTACCGGGGCCAGGAGATTGAGGTGGTGGTCACCCAGGCCATCCAGACCCAGGTGGGCCGCCTCTTCTTCGCCCGCCCCGCCCAAGGGGCTCAGTAG
- a CDS encoding bis-aminopropyl spermidine synthase family protein, with amino-acid sequence MNKEALVQVAEEVRRATGLPVGWRDVERTLGALRATRDLWEAVRLSRVPLRFLVPIWEGLARRGLLRVEEGLDLLAEVPAPRPGEAACPACEGRGLVGERLPGRTAERFLAWAKERPEAIQDFDQGYVTPESTLARVALAWDWGDLEGKEVLVLGDDDLTGLAAALTGLPKRVVVLDADPRIVRFLERAAKAEGLPLEAHVHDLREPLPEAWVHAFHTFFTDPVEGPLGLQAFVGRGLLALEGEGCAGYVGLTHVEASLAKWADFQRFLLENGAVITELRDGFHIYENWGYMEQMRAWPWLPVKRRPEKPWYTSALIRLELLRRADLENARVEGDLQDEEATTY; translated from the coding sequence GTGAACAAGGAGGCGCTGGTCCAGGTGGCGGAAGAGGTGCGCCGGGCCACGGGCCTTCCCGTGGGCTGGCGGGACGTGGAGAGGACCCTTGGGGCGCTCCGGGCAACCCGGGACCTTTGGGAGGCCGTGCGGCTTTCCCGCGTGCCCTTGCGTTTCCTCGTGCCCATTTGGGAGGGCCTCGCCCGGCGGGGGCTTCTCCGGGTGGAGGAGGGGCTTGACCTCTTGGCGGAGGTCCCGGCACCCCGCCCTGGGGAGGCGGCCTGCCCCGCCTGCGAGGGCCGGGGGCTTGTGGGGGAGAGGCTTCCGGGGCGGACGGCGGAGCGGTTTTTGGCCTGGGCCAAGGAGCGGCCCGAGGCCATCCAGGACTTTGACCAGGGGTACGTGACCCCGGAGTCCACCCTGGCCCGGGTGGCCTTGGCCTGGGACTGGGGCGACCTCGAGGGCAAGGAGGTCCTGGTCCTGGGGGACGACGACCTCACGGGCCTCGCCGCCGCCCTCACGGGTTTGCCCAAGCGGGTGGTGGTCCTGGACGCCGACCCCAGGATCGTCCGCTTCCTGGAGCGGGCGGCCAAGGCCGAGGGGCTTCCCCTCGAGGCCCACGTCCACGACCTGCGGGAGCCTCTGCCCGAGGCCTGGGTCCACGCCTTCCACACCTTCTTCACCGACCCGGTGGAAGGGCCTTTGGGCCTCCAGGCCTTCGTGGGCCGGGGGCTTCTGGCCCTGGAGGGGGAGGGGTGCGCCGGCTACGTGGGCCTGACCCACGTGGAGGCGAGCCTCGCCAAGTGGGCCGACTTCCAGCGCTTCCTCCTGGAAAACGGGGCCGTGATCACCGAGCTTCGGGACGGGTTCCACATCTACGAGAACTGGGGGTACATGGAGCAGATGCGGGCCTGGCCCTGGCTTCCCGTCAAGCGCCGCCCCGAGAAGCCCTGGTACACCTCGGCCCTGATCCGGCTGGAGCTCCTCCGCCGGGCGGACCTGGAGAACGCGCGGGTGGAGGGGGACCTCCAGGACGAGGAGGCCACCACCTACTGA
- the sucC gene encoding ADP-forming succinate--CoA ligase subunit beta, translating to MPLTGVARQGRWVLNLHEYQAKEILARYGVPVPPGKVAYTPEEAKRIAEEFGKRVVIKAQVHVGGRGKAGGVKLADTPQEAYEKAQAILGMNIKGLTVKKVLVAEAVDIAKEYYAGLILDRAKKRVVLMLSKEGGVDIEEVAAERPEAIHKFWIDPHKGFRPFEAREMVKRAGLEGNLNKLAQVLVALYRAYEGVDASIAEINPLVVTTDGQIVAADAKIVLDDNALFRHPDLAELREVEAEHPLEVEASNYGFAYVKLDGNIGIIGNGAGLVMYTLDLVNRVGGRPANFLDIGGGAKADVVYNALKVVLKDPDVKGVFINIFGGITRADEVAKGVIRALEEGLLTKPVVMRVAGTAEEEAKKLLEGKPVYMYPTSIEAAKAIVAMVGGVA from the coding sequence ATGCCCTTGACCGGGGTCGCCCGGCAAGGGAGGTGGGTCTTGAACCTGCACGAGTATCAAGCGAAGGAGATCCTGGCCCGCTATGGGGTGCCCGTGCCGCCGGGGAAGGTGGCCTACACCCCCGAGGAGGCCAAACGGATCGCCGAGGAGTTCGGCAAGCGGGTGGTCATCAAGGCCCAGGTGCACGTGGGAGGGAGAGGAAAGGCGGGGGGCGTCAAGCTCGCCGACACCCCCCAGGAGGCCTACGAGAAGGCCCAGGCCATCCTGGGCATGAACATCAAGGGCCTCACGGTGAAGAAGGTCCTGGTGGCCGAGGCGGTGGACATCGCCAAGGAGTACTACGCCGGCCTCATCCTGGACCGGGCCAAGAAGCGGGTGGTCCTGATGCTCTCCAAGGAGGGGGGCGTGGACATTGAGGAGGTGGCCGCGGAGCGCCCCGAGGCCATCCACAAGTTCTGGATTGACCCCCACAAGGGGTTCCGCCCCTTTGAGGCCCGGGAGATGGTGAAGCGGGCGGGGCTGGAGGGCAACCTCAACAAGCTCGCCCAGGTCCTGGTGGCCCTCTACCGGGCCTACGAGGGCGTGGACGCCTCCATCGCCGAGATCAACCCCCTGGTGGTGACCACGGACGGCCAGATCGTGGCCGCCGACGCCAAGATCGTCCTGGACGACAACGCCCTCTTCCGCCACCCCGACCTGGCCGAGCTCAGGGAGGTGGAGGCCGAGCACCCCCTGGAGGTGGAGGCCAGCAACTACGGCTTCGCCTACGTGAAGCTTGACGGCAACATCGGCATCATCGGCAACGGGGCGGGCCTCGTGATGTACACCCTGGACCTGGTGAACCGGGTAGGGGGCAGGCCCGCCAACTTCCTGGACATCGGCGGCGGGGCCAAGGCGGACGTGGTCTACAACGCCCTCAAGGTGGTCCTCAAGGACCCCGACGTCAAGGGGGTCTTCATCAACATCTTCGGCGGCATCACCCGGGCGGACGAGGTGGCCAAGGGGGTGATCCGCGCCCTGGAGGAGGGGCTCCTCACCAAGCCCGTGGTCATGCGGGTGGCGGGCACCGCCGAGGAAGAGGCCAAGAAGCTTTTGGAGGGGAAGCCCGTCTACATGTACCCCACGTCCATTGAGGCGGCCAAGGCCATCGTGGCCATGGTGGGAGGTGTGGCGTGA
- the sucD gene encoding succinate--CoA ligase subunit alpha: MILVNRDTRVLVQGITGREGQFHTKQMLDYGTKIVAGVTPGKGGTEVLGVPVYDTVKEAVAHHEVDASIIFVPAPAAADAALEAAHAGIPLIVLITEGIPTLDMVKAAEEIKALGSRLIGGNCPGIISAEETKIGIMPGHVFKRGRVGIISRSGTLTYEAAAALSQAGLGTTTTVGIGGDPVIGTTFKDLLPLFNEDPETEAVVLIGEIGGSDEEEAAAWVKDHMKKPVVGFIGGRSAPKGKRMGHAGAIIMGNVGTPESKLRAFAEAGIPVADTIDEIVELVKKALG, encoded by the coding sequence GTGATCCTGGTGAACCGCGACACCCGCGTCCTGGTCCAGGGCATCACCGGCCGGGAGGGGCAGTTCCACACCAAGCAGATGCTGGACTACGGCACCAAGATCGTCGCCGGGGTCACCCCGGGTAAAGGGGGAACGGAGGTCCTAGGGGTCCCCGTCTACGACACGGTGAAGGAGGCGGTGGCGCACCACGAGGTGGACGCCTCCATCATCTTCGTCCCCGCCCCGGCCGCGGCGGACGCCGCCCTGGAGGCGGCCCACGCGGGCATCCCCCTCATCGTCCTCATCACCGAGGGCATCCCCACCCTGGACATGGTGAAGGCGGCGGAGGAGATCAAGGCCCTGGGAAGCCGCCTCATCGGGGGGAACTGCCCGGGGATCATCAGCGCCGAGGAGACCAAGATCGGGATCATGCCCGGCCACGTCTTCAAGCGGGGCCGGGTGGGGATCATCAGCCGCTCCGGCACCCTCACCTACGAGGCCGCAGCCGCCCTTTCCCAAGCGGGGCTCGGCACCACCACCACGGTGGGGATCGGGGGCGACCCCGTCATCGGCACCACCTTCAAGGACCTCCTCCCCCTCTTCAACGAGGACCCAGAGACGGAGGCCGTGGTCCTCATCGGGGAGATCGGCGGCTCCGACGAGGAGGAGGCGGCGGCTTGGGTGAAGGACCACATGAAGAAGCCGGTGGTGGGCTTCATCGGGGGCCGCTCCGCCCCCAAGGGCAAGCGCATGGGCCACGCCGGGGCCATCATCATGGGCAACGTGGGCACCCCGGAGTCCAAGCTCCGGGCCTTCGCCGAGGCGGGCATCCCCGTGGCCGACACCATTGACGAGATCGTGGAGCTGGTCAAGAAGGCCCTGGGCTGA
- a CDS encoding malate dehydrogenase, translating into MKAPVRVAVTGAAGQIGYSLLFRIAAGEMLGKDQPVILQLLEIPQAMKALEGVVMELEDCAFPLLAGLEATDDPKVAFKDADYALLVGAAPRKAGMERRDLLQVNGKIFTEQGRALAEVAKKDVKVLVVGNPANTNALIAYKNAPGLNPRNFTAMTRLDHNRAKAQLAKKTGTGVDRIRRMTVWGNHSSTMFPDLFHAEVDGRPALELVDMEWYEKEFIPTVAQRGAAIIQARGASSAASAANAAIEHIRDWALGTPEGDWVSMAVPSQGEYGIPEGIVYSFPVTAKDGAYRVVEGLEIGEFARKRMEITAQELLDEMEQVKALGLI; encoded by the coding sequence GTGAAGGCACCCGTACGCGTGGCGGTTACCGGAGCCGCAGGACAGATCGGCTACAGCCTCCTCTTCCGCATCGCCGCGGGGGAGATGCTGGGCAAAGACCAGCCGGTGATCCTCCAGCTTTTGGAGATCCCCCAGGCCATGAAGGCCCTGGAGGGCGTGGTCATGGAGCTGGAAGACTGCGCCTTCCCCCTGCTTGCGGGCCTCGAGGCCACCGACGACCCTAAGGTGGCCTTCAAGGACGCGGACTACGCCCTCCTGGTGGGGGCCGCCCCCCGCAAGGCGGGGATGGAGCGCCGGGACCTTCTCCAGGTGAACGGCAAGATCTTCACCGAGCAGGGCCGGGCCCTGGCCGAGGTGGCCAAGAAGGACGTCAAGGTGCTGGTGGTGGGCAACCCCGCCAACACCAACGCCCTCATCGCCTACAAGAACGCCCCTGGCCTCAACCCCCGGAACTTCACCGCCATGACCCGGCTGGACCACAACCGGGCCAAGGCCCAGCTCGCCAAGAAGACCGGGACGGGCGTGGACCGCATCCGCCGCATGACGGTGTGGGGCAACCACTCCTCCACCATGTTCCCCGACCTCTTCCACGCCGAGGTGGACGGCAGGCCCGCCCTGGAGCTCGTGGACATGGAGTGGTACGAGAAGGAGTTCATCCCCACCGTGGCCCAGCGGGGGGCGGCCATCATCCAGGCCCGGGGGGCCAGTAGCGCCGCCAGCGCCGCGAACGCCGCCATTGAGCACATCCGCGACTGGGCCCTGGGCACCCCGGAGGGGGACTGGGTCTCCATGGCCGTCCCCTCCCAGGGGGAGTACGGGATCCCCGAGGGCATCGTCTACTCCTTCCCGGTGACGGCCAAGGACGGGGCGTACCGGGTCGTGGAGGGCCTGGAGATAGGCGAGTTCGCCCGCAAGCGCATGGAGATCACGGCCCAGGAGCTCCTGGACGAGATGGAGCAGGTGAAGGCCCTGGGCCTCATCTGA
- a CDS encoding aspartate kinase translates to MALVVQKYGGTSVGDLERIHKVAQRIAHYREKGHRLAVVVSAMGHTTDELIALAKRVNPRPPFRELDLLTTTGEQVSVALLSMQLWAMGIPAKGFVQHQIGITTDGRYGDARILEVNPARIREALDQGFVAVIAGFMGTTPEGEITTLGRGGSDTTAVAIAAALGAKECEIYTDTEGVYTTDPHLIPEARKLSVIGYDQMLEMAALGARVLHPRAVYYAKRYGVVLHVRSSFSYNPGTLVKEVAMEMDKAVTGVALDLDHAQIGLIGIPDQPGIAAKVFQALAERGIAVDMIIQGVPGHDPSRQQMAFTVKKDFAQEALEALEPVLAEIGGEAILRPDIAKVSIVGVGLASTPEIPAKMFQAVASVGANIEMIATSEVRISVIIPAEYAEAALRAVHQAFELDKA, encoded by the coding sequence GTGGCCCTGGTGGTTCAGAAGTACGGCGGCACCTCCGTGGGCGACCTGGAGCGCATCCACAAGGTGGCCCAGCGCATCGCCCACTACCGCGAGAAGGGGCATCGGCTTGCGGTGGTGGTCTCGGCCATGGGGCACACCACGGACGAGCTCATCGCCCTGGCCAAGCGGGTGAACCCGAGACCGCCCTTTCGGGAGCTGGACCTCCTCACCACCACCGGGGAGCAGGTCTCCGTGGCCCTCCTCTCCATGCAGCTATGGGCCATGGGGATCCCCGCCAAGGGCTTCGTCCAGCACCAGATCGGCATCACCACCGATGGGCGCTATGGGGACGCCCGGATCCTCGAGGTGAACCCGGCCCGCATCCGGGAGGCCCTGGACCAGGGCTTTGTGGCGGTGATCGCCGGCTTCATGGGCACCACCCCGGAAGGGGAGATCACCACCTTGGGCCGCGGGGGGTCGGACACCACCGCCGTGGCCATCGCCGCCGCCCTCGGGGCCAAGGAGTGCGAGATCTACACGGACACCGAGGGGGTCTACACCACGGACCCCCACCTGATCCCCGAGGCGAGGAAGCTTTCCGTCATCGGCTACGACCAGATGCTGGAGATGGCCGCTTTGGGGGCCCGGGTCCTCCACCCCCGGGCGGTCTACTACGCCAAGCGCTACGGGGTGGTCCTCCACGTGCGCTCTAGCTTCTCCTACAACCCCGGTACCCTGGTGAAGGAGGTCGCCATGGAGATGGACAAGGCGGTCACGGGCGTGGCCTTGGACCTGGACCACGCCCAGATTGGGCTCATCGGCATCCCGGACCAGCCGGGCATCGCGGCCAAGGTCTTCCAGGCCCTGGCCGAACGGGGCATCGCCGTGGACATGATCATCCAGGGGGTTCCCGGCCATGACCCCTCGAGGCAGCAGATGGCCTTCACGGTGAAGAAGGACTTCGCCCAGGAGGCCCTGGAGGCTTTGGAGCCCGTCCTCGCCGAGATCGGGGGCGAGGCCATCCTGAGGCCGGACATCGCCAAGGTCTCCATCGTGGGCGTGGGCCTCGCCTCCACCCCGGAGATCCCCGCCAAGATGTTCCAGGCGGTGGCCAGCGTGGGGGCCAACATTGAGATGATCGCCACCAGCGAGGTGCGCATCTCCGTGATCATCCCCGCCGAGTACGCCGAGGCGGCGCTTAGGGCCGTCCACCAGGCCTTTGAGCTGGACAAGGCCTGA
- a CDS encoding transposase, which translates to MRQDREHPLYHLDAETLLVAIYVWVDDELKALQAQGFKLPPKQKHQKATLAELLTLAIFVLLQGQDLAKGYLAAKTTLKAYFPSLPHLSRFYRVLQKAQGLLAHLAIRLSGGQGLLQVVDLKPIPLAHGHRIHGLDLPEAAVGVGPLGAFAGYVLMPVMNERGLFFRWAILPGNARETWGRDLLDGLPAVLGDRGFRWVQGVKTPPYRVRGGTVVETGWKEWMGRVRNWIETRFSVMVRSLGLHRIEARSYWGLVARVNLILLVHNLIRSRVLLRMAGVEL; encoded by the coding sequence TAGATGACGAACTGAAAGCCCTGCAGGCCCAAGGATTCAAGCTCCCCCCAAAGCAAAAGCACCAGAAGGCCACCCTGGCCGAGCTCTTGACCCTCGCCATCTTCGTCCTGTTGCAAGGCCAGGACCTCGCCAAAGGCTACCTGGCCGCCAAGACCACCCTCAAGGCCTACTTCCCCTCCCTCCCCCACCTCTCCCGCTTCTACCGGGTCCTTCAGAAGGCTCAGGGGTTGTTGGCTCACCTGGCCATAAGGCTCTCCGGAGGGCAAGGTCTTCTGCAGGTGGTGGACCTCAAACCCATCCCCCTGGCCCACGGCCACCGGATTCACGGCTTGGACCTTCCTGAGGCCGCTGTGGGGGTGGGCCCCCTGGGGGCTTTCGCGGGCTACGTTCTCATGCCGGTGATGAACGAGCGCGGCCTCTTTTTTCGTTGGGCTATCCTCCCCGGGAATGCCCGGGAGACCTGGGGGAGGGACCTGCTGGACGGTCTGCCCGCGGTCTTGGGGGACCGGGGCTTTCGCTGGGTCCAGGGGGTCAAGACGCCACCCTATCGGGTCAGGGGAGGAACGGTGGTGGAGACGGGATGGAAAGAGTGGATGGGGAGGGTACGGAACTGGATTGAGACGCGGTTTAGCGTGATGGTGCGGTCTTTGGGGCTTCATCGGATAGAAGCGCGGTCCTACTGGGGGCTGGTGGCCCGGGTGAATCTCATCCTGCTCGTTCACAACCTCATACGTAGCCGGGTGCTTCTCAGGATGGCCGGGGTGGAGCTATGA